One stretch of Oncorhynchus keta strain PuntledgeMale-10-30-2019 chromosome 16, Oket_V2, whole genome shotgun sequence DNA includes these proteins:
- the LOC127908065 gene encoding uncharacterized protein LOC127908065: MVQSNSVDVMVQSNSIMVQSNSIMVQSNSIMVQSNSMDVMVQSNSIMVQSNSIMVQSNSIMVQSNSIMVQSNSMDVMVQSNSVDGRAGQPSSWRSTVLWVSNIITITRAGLANPLPGDLLSCVSNIITITRAGLANPVPGDLLSCVSNIITITRAGLANRLPGDLLSCVSNIITITRAGLANRLPGDLLSCVSNIITITRSGLANPLPGDLLSCVSNIITITRAGLANRLPGDLLSCVSNIITITRSGLANPLPGDLLSCVSNIITITRSGLANPLPGDLLSCVSNIITITRAGLANSLPGDLLSCVSNIITITRAGLANSLPGDLLSCVSNIITITRSGLANPLPGDLLSCVSNIITITRAGLANPLPGDLLSCRFTVQPSSWRSTVLSVYSPTAISHHYPQQY, encoded by the exons ATGGTTCAGTCCAACTCCGTGGATGTAATGGTTCAGTCCAACTCCATAATGGTTCAGTCCAACTCCATAATGGTTCAGTCCAACTCCATAATGGTTCAGTCCAACTCCATGGATGTAATGGTTCAGTCCAACTCCATAATGGTTCAGTCCAACTCCATAATGGTTCAGTCCAACTCCATAATGGTTCAGTCCAACTCCATAATGGTTCAGTCCAACTCCATGGATGTAATGGTTCAGTCCAACTCCGTGGAT GGCAGGGCtggccaaccctcttcctggagatctactgtcctgtgggtgtCAAACATCATCACAATAACTAGGGCAGGGCtggccaaccctcttcctggagatctactgtcctgtgtgtCAAACATCATCACAATAACTAGGGCAGGGCtggccaaccctgttcctggagatctactgtcctgtgtgtCAAACATCATCACAATAACTAGGGCAGGGCTGGCCAACcgtcttcctggagatctactgtcctgtgtgtCAAACATCATCACAATAACTAGGGCAGGGCTGGCCAACcgtcttcctggagatctactgtcctgtgtgtCAAACATCATCACAATAACTAGGTCAGGGCtggccaaccctcttcctggagatctactgtcctgtgtgtCAAACATCATCACAATAACTAG GGCAGGGCTGGCCAACcgtcttcctggagatctactgtcctgtgtgtCAAACATCATCACAATAACTAG GTCAGGGCtggccaaccctcttcctggagatctactgtcctgtgtgtCAAACATCATCACAATAACTAGGTCAGGGCtggccaaccctcttcctggagatctactgtcctgtgtgtCAAACATCATCACAATAACTAGGGCAGGGCTGGCCAACagtcttcctggagatctactgtcctgtgtgtCAAACATCATCACAATAACTAGGGCAGGGCTGGCCAACagtcttcctggagatctactgtcctgtgtgtCAAACATCATCACAATAACTAGGTCAGGGCtggccaaccctcttcctggagatctactgtcctgtgtgtCAAACATCATCACAATAACTAGGGCAGGGCtggccaaccctcttcctggagatctactgtcctgtaggtttacagtccaaccctcttcctggagatctactgtcctgtcggTTTACAGTCCTACAGCAATATCCCATCATTACCCACAGCAATATTGA